Within the Verrucomicrobiota bacterium genome, the region CCGCCCCGGCACCGGCGGCATCTGGCTGAGCGCTGTGCGAATCGCGGCCACTTCCAGTTTCAACACCAGGCCGGCGCCAATGGCCGCCAGAGCGTTATAGATATTATGCCGGCCAATCAGCGGCATCCGGATGTCAAAGGAGTGCTCCGGCGCCTCCACGGTAAACCGGGTGCCGTCTTTGCCCAGTTCCACCTTGGTGGCACGCAACTGGGCGGATTCGGATAACCCGTAGGTCATCTGAATCGCGAAGTCCGTGGCTTTGGAAAGGCGCGCGCCACAACCGTCGTCAATATTGATCACCGCCGACTGCTTTTTGCCGCCCGGCGCGGCCCGAAATAATTTTTCCTTGGCCAGATAGTAATTCTCCATGGTCCCATGATAATCCAGATGATCCTGGGTGAGATTGGTGAACAAGGCCACATCGTAGGCGATGCCGGCAACGCGTTTTTGCTCCAATGCATGCGAAGAGACCTCCATCACACAGGCCTGGCACTGGGCACGCACCATCTGGTCGAAGAGCTGATGAATATCAAGCGCCTCGGGAGTGGTGCGATGGGCGGGGATCAAGCGCGCGCCAATCTCATAGCGCACCGTGCTGATCAAGCCGGTATGCACACCGGAGATTTCCAGCATCTGCCGCACCATGAACGCCACGGTGGTCTTCCCATTGGTCCCGGTGATCCCGATCAGCTTCAAGCGATCCGCCGGCCGGCCATAAAACACCGCCGCCGCGTGCGCCATCGCTTCGCGGGCGTCGGCGACCTTAATCTTGGTGGCGCGCGGGGAGGAAAAACCATTCCGCTCACAGATGATCGCGGACGCACCGCGATCGATGGCGCTATTGATAAACTCATGGCCGTCCACGTT harbors:
- a CDS encoding UDP-N-acetylmuramoyl-L-alanyl-D-glutamate--2,6-diaminopimelate ligase, coding for MQLKQLLQAVPTLKIEGTVDREVTGITYDSRRVTPGVVFVAVPGQNVDGHEFINSAIDRGASAIICERNGFSSPRATKIKVADAREAMAHAAAVFYGRPADRLKLIGITGTNGKTTVAFMVRQMLEISGVHTGLISTVRYEIGARLIPAHRTTPEALDIHQLFDQMVRAQCQACVMEVSSHALEQKRVAGIAYDVALFTNLTQDHLDYHGTMENYYLAKEKLFRAAPGGKKQSAVINIDDGCGARLSKATDFAIQMTYGLSESAQLRATKVELGKDGTRFTVEAPEHSFDIRMPLIGRHNIYNALAAIGAGLVLKLEVAAIRTALSQMPPVPGRLESVPCGQPFGVYVDYAHTDDALSNVLKTVRELTPNGRVLLLFGCGGSRDKGKRSKMGRVAAELADFSLITSDNPRKESAAEIAAQIDAGFREVRSDGYQLELDRRRAIVEILRQARPGDSVLLAGKGHETYQEFEDSVVPFDDRVYARETLESLGWKRGQNSKGRH